A stretch of Babesia bigemina genome assembly Bbig001, chromosome : III DNA encodes these proteins:
- a CDS encoding amidase family protein, putative, translating to MTHSPDDIDPDSGVSYRHLNHPAHKYTLSPKFRANGGEFIALLAISAHILGIIYAILFVRSSTPPATAWITGYYGLLHRQKDVVINPYGSWRARRGGAAAASPEDARPYADLLDDVSRPAVERYLQITAQRRQSADRGDGCLATRYLEERLRNVLNGVSNDGIAEKFALDRFQSFTYVMSDAELVAQVVNAVKRFDTHGADMRLFGEPVAVKDNISVRDVPFTNGSPLLVGYKPSYTAPAVEMLLDNGAIIIGKTAMDEFGVGSATRAALNPFSTDRLTGGSSGGSANAVGGGIIELALGTDTGGSVIVPAGYCGCVGYRPSFGLINRFGMSELAAKFDTIGTCTRNVLGAARLAAAMMGPGAEVTTNDHTEHVLRGLEELISREGADDREYPLKGLRIASMDTETLVRDGLLDEDVAANMRNVEDALRGLGAEVVLVPPLPLRLATESYHTYVAAQMASNLQRFADLLYHPAGHHMSLDDVTDKMSADTTNRFLAGISILRGKHDVEAVLKRVREALVAWLEQNAIFKDIPLILSPTSARLPPYRDPAKNKSHDLLRDDLYATFAPFIGACAVSFPTGMSADGMPHSAQLVGKRFGDALLLEVAATYEKRASPFKSTPPTA from the exons ATGACACATTCACCGGACGACATCGATCCGGACTCAGGTGTATCGTACCGCCATTTGAATCACCCGGCTCACAAGTATACACTCTCACCCAAATTCCGAGCCAACGGAGGCGAGTTCATCGCCCTTCTAGCCATCAGCGCGCACATCCTCGGCATAATATACGCCATATTGTTCGTGCGGTCCAGCACACCCCCCGCGACCGCCTGGATTACCGGCTACTACGGACTCCTGCACCGGCAGAAGGATGTCGTAATCAATCCCTACGGCTCGTGGAGAgcccgccgcggcggcgccgcagcGGCGTCTCCTGAAGATGCCAGACCCTATGCGGACCTGCTTGACGATGTGTCGAGGCCGGCCGTCGAAAGGTACCTCCAGATAACTGCCCAGCGCAGACAGAGCGCCGACCGCGGCGACGGCTGTCTGGCAACGCGGTACCTGGAGGAGCGGCTGCGAAACGTGCTCAACGGCGTTAGTAACGATGGAATCGCGGAGAAGTTCGCCTTAGACAGGTTCCAGAGCTTCACCTACGTCATGAGCGACGCGGAGCTGGTGGCGCAGGTGGTGAACGCGGTGAAGCGCTTCGACACACACGGGGCGGATATGCGCCTGTTCGGGGAGCCTGTGGCTGTGAAGGACAACATCTCGGTGCGCGACGTGCCATTCACCAACG GCTCGCCGCTTCTGGTCGGCTACAAGCCCTCCTACACCGCGCCTGCCGTGGAGATGTTGCTGGATAACGGCGCCATAATCATCGGCAAGACGGCCATGGACGAGTTTGGGGTGGGCTCGGCGACACGCGCTGCGCTCAACCCGTTCTCCACGGACCGCCTGACGGGAGGCTCGTCGGGGGGCTCCGCAAACGCAGTTGGCGGCGGAATCATAGAACTGGCGCTTGGAACCGACACGGGGGGATCAGTGATTGTGCCCGCAGGCTACTGCGGCTGCGTGGGATACCGCCCGTCGTTCGGGCTCATCAACAGGTTCGGCATGAGCGAACTCGCTGCCAAGTTCGACACCATCGGCACGTGCACGCGGAACGTTCTGGGCGCTGCGAGGCTTGCTGCTGCCATGATGGGGCCCGGCGCCGAAGTGACCACTAACGACCACACAGAGCACGTGCTTCGTGGCCTGGAAGAACTCATTTCTCGCGAAGGTGCAGACGATCGGGAATACCCTTTGAAAGGGTTGCGCATAGCCTCTATGGACACTGAAACGCTGGTGCGCGACGGTTtgctcgacgaggacgTCGCCGCCAACATGCGCAACGTGGAGGACGCTCTGCGAGGGCTGGGCGCCGAGGTGGTTTTGGTACCGCCGCTGCCCCTGAGGCTCGCAACCGAGTCTTACCACACCTACGTGGCGGCGCAGATGGCGAGCAACCTGCAGCGCTTCGCCGACCTGCTCTACCACCCCGCGGGGCATCATATGTCCCTGGATGACGTGACCGATAAGATGAGCGCCGACACTACGAACAGGTTCCTTGCAG GCATCTCCATACTGCGGGGCAAACACGACGTTGAGGCTGTGCTGAAGCGGGTGAGGGAGGCCCTTGTTGCGTGGCTGGAGCAGAACGCCATTTTCAAAGACATCCCGCTGATACTGTCCCCTACAAGCGCACGTCTGCCGCCGTACAGAGACCCGGCAAAGAACAAGTCGCATGATCTGCTAAGG GATGACCTCTACGCGACCTTCGCACCTTTCATAGGCGCCTGCGCAGTCTCCTTCCCGACTGGAATGAGCGCTGACGGCATGCCTCACAGCGCGCAGCTGGTCGGGAAGCGGTTTGGGGACGCCTTGTTGCTGGAGGTGGCTGCGACGTACGAGAAACGCGCGAGCCCATTTAAGAGCACGCCACCCACGGCATAG